A section of the Mycobacterium sp. 3519A genome encodes:
- the gltB gene encoding glutamate synthase large subunit, with translation MAPSKQGLYNPAFEHDACGVAMVADMHGRRSRDIVDKAITALVNLEHRGAQGAEPHTGDGAGILLQVPDEFLRAVVDFDLPEYGSYATGIAFLPQSSKDAAAACEAVEKIAEAEGLEVLGWRDVPTDESSLGALARDAMPTFRQLFLAGASGMDLERRAYVVRKRAEHELGTKGPGQDGPGRETVYFPSLSGQTFVYKGMLTTPQLKAFYLDLQDDRLTSALGIVHSRFSTNTFPSWPLAHPFRRIAHNGEINTVTGNENWMRAREALINTDLFGGRDLEKVTPICTPGASDTARFDEVLELLHLGGRSLPHAVLMMIPEAWERNESMDPARRAFYEYHASLMEPWDGPASMTFTDGTVIGAVLDRNGLRPSRIWVTADGLVVMASEAGVLNLDPSTVVKKMRLQPGRMFLVDTSAGRIVDDEEIKAELAAEQPYQEWLDAGLFRLEDLPPGDYVRMPHHRVVLRQQIFGYTYEELNLLVAPMARTGAEPIGSMGTDTPIAVLSQRPRMLYDYFQQLFAQVPNPPLDAIREEVVTSLQGTVGPEGDLLNPDAESCRQIVLPQPILRNAELSKLMCVDPDHEIRGHKHGMRAAVIRCLYPVNRGGQGLKEALDNIRAKVSAAIRDGARIIVLSDRESDESMAPIPSLLSVSAVHHHLVRDRTRTKVGLVVETGDAREVHHMACLVGFGAAAINPYMAFESIEDMVDRGVITGITSDQAKANYVKAAGKGVLKVMSKMGISTLASYTGAQLFQAIGISQPLLDEYFTGLTCPVGGIDLDDIAGDVAARHALAYLDRPDEWAHRELEVGGEYQWRREGEYHLFNPDTVFKLQHSTRTGQYEVFKEYTKLVDDQSERMASLRGLLKFKDSKDTGRPSISIDEVEPASEIVKRFSTGAMSYGSISAEAHETLAIAMNRLGGRSNSGEGGEDVRRFEQDENGDWRRSAIKQVASARFGVTSHYLTNCTDIQIKMAQGAKPGEGGQLPGNKVYPWVAEVRHSTPGVGLISPPPHHDIYSIEDLAQLIHDLKNANPQARVHVKLVSENGVGTVAAGVSKAHADVVLISGHDGGTGATPLTSQKHAGAPWELGLAETQQTLLLNGLRDRIVVQVDGQLKTGRDVVIAALLGAEEFGFATAPLVVSGCIMMRVCHLDTCPVGVATQNPVLRQRFAGKPEFVENFFMFIAEEVREMMAQLGFRTVNEMVGQVGALDTTQAAEHWKAYKLNLTPVLHEPESAFMNQDLYCSSRQDHGLDKALDQQLIVMSREALDSGTPVKFSTTIANTNRTVGTMLGHELTKAYGGQGLPDGTIDITFDGSAGNSFGAFVPKGITLRVYGDANDYVGKGLSGGRIVVRPSDDAPADYVAEENIIAGNVILFGATSGQVFLRGVVGERFAVRNSGAHAVVEGVGDHGCEYMTGGKVVILGPTGRNFAAGMSGGVAYVYNPDGTFEQNLNAEMVDLDEMDADDGAWLQGMIQAHVDATDSAVGQRVLSDWENELKNFTKVMPRDFKRVLQAMAKAEQTGENVDEAIMAAANA, from the coding sequence ATGGCGCCCAGCAAGCAAGGGCTGTACAACCCCGCGTTCGAGCATGACGCGTGTGGCGTGGCGATGGTGGCCGATATGCACGGTCGACGCAGTCGCGACATCGTCGACAAGGCCATCACGGCCTTGGTCAACCTGGAGCACCGCGGTGCCCAGGGCGCTGAACCGCACACCGGCGACGGAGCGGGCATCCTGCTGCAGGTTCCCGACGAGTTCCTGCGCGCCGTCGTCGACTTCGACCTGCCCGAGTACGGCAGCTACGCCACCGGCATCGCGTTCCTGCCGCAGTCGTCCAAGGACGCCGCCGCGGCCTGCGAGGCCGTGGAGAAGATCGCCGAGGCCGAAGGCCTCGAGGTGCTCGGCTGGCGCGACGTGCCGACCGACGAGTCCTCGCTGGGCGCGCTGGCCCGCGACGCGATGCCGACGTTCCGCCAACTGTTCCTCGCGGGCGCCTCAGGTATGGACCTGGAGCGCCGCGCCTACGTCGTACGCAAGCGCGCCGAACACGAACTCGGCACCAAGGGGCCAGGCCAGGACGGCCCCGGACGCGAAACCGTCTATTTCCCAAGCCTTTCCGGTCAGACCTTCGTCTACAAGGGCATGCTGACCACACCGCAGCTCAAGGCGTTCTACCTTGACCTGCAGGACGATCGGCTGACCAGTGCGCTGGGCATCGTCCACTCACGGTTCTCGACCAACACGTTCCCGTCGTGGCCGCTGGCCCACCCGTTCCGGCGCATCGCGCACAACGGCGAGATCAACACCGTCACCGGCAACGAGAACTGGATGCGCGCGCGTGAGGCGCTGATCAACACCGACCTGTTCGGCGGCCGGGACCTGGAGAAGGTGACCCCGATCTGCACCCCGGGCGCATCGGACACCGCGCGCTTCGACGAGGTACTGGAACTGCTGCACCTCGGCGGCCGCAGCCTGCCGCACGCGGTGCTGATGATGATCCCGGAAGCGTGGGAGCGCAACGAGTCGATGGACCCGGCGCGACGTGCGTTCTACGAATACCACGCGTCGCTGATGGAGCCGTGGGACGGCCCGGCGTCGATGACGTTCACCGACGGCACCGTGATCGGCGCGGTGCTCGACCGCAACGGCTTGCGCCCGTCCCGCATCTGGGTGACGGCGGACGGCCTCGTGGTGATGGCGTCCGAGGCCGGTGTGCTCAACCTCGACCCGTCCACGGTGGTCAAGAAGATGCGCCTGCAACCGGGCCGCATGTTCCTGGTCGACACGTCGGCGGGCCGCATCGTCGACGACGAGGAGATCAAGGCCGAGTTGGCCGCCGAGCAGCCGTATCAGGAGTGGCTCGACGCCGGGCTGTTCCGCCTGGAGGACCTGCCGCCCGGCGACTACGTCCGGATGCCCCATCACCGAGTCGTGTTGCGGCAGCAAATCTTCGGCTACACCTACGAGGAGCTCAACCTGCTGGTGGCGCCGATGGCGCGCACCGGGGCCGAGCCGATCGGGTCGATGGGCACCGACACCCCGATCGCGGTGCTATCGCAGCGGCCCCGAATGCTCTACGACTACTTCCAGCAGCTGTTCGCCCAGGTGCCCAACCCGCCGTTGGACGCCATCCGCGAAGAGGTGGTGACCAGCCTGCAGGGCACCGTCGGGCCGGAGGGCGACCTGCTCAACCCCGACGCCGAATCCTGCCGCCAGATCGTGCTGCCGCAGCCGATCCTGCGCAACGCCGAGCTGTCGAAGCTGATGTGCGTCGATCCCGATCACGAGATCCGCGGGCACAAGCACGGCATGCGGGCCGCGGTGATCCGCTGCCTGTACCCGGTTAACCGGGGCGGCCAAGGCCTGAAGGAGGCGCTGGACAACATCCGCGCCAAGGTGTCGGCCGCCATCCGCGACGGGGCGCGCATCATCGTGCTGTCCGACCGCGAATCCGACGAGTCGATGGCGCCGATCCCGTCGCTGCTGAGCGTCTCGGCCGTGCACCACCACCTGGTCCGCGACCGCACCCGCACCAAGGTCGGTCTCGTGGTGGAGACCGGGGACGCCCGCGAGGTGCACCACATGGCCTGCCTGGTCGGCTTCGGCGCCGCGGCGATCAACCCGTACATGGCGTTCGAGTCCATCGAGGACATGGTGGACCGCGGCGTGATCACCGGCATCACCAGCGACCAGGCCAAGGCGAACTACGTCAAGGCCGCGGGCAAGGGCGTGTTGAAGGTGATGTCCAAGATGGGCATCTCGACGCTGGCGTCCTACACCGGCGCCCAGTTGTTCCAGGCGATCGGCATCAGCCAACCGCTGCTCGACGAGTACTTCACCGGTCTGACCTGTCCGGTCGGCGGCATCGACCTCGACGACATCGCAGGCGACGTCGCAGCCCGCCACGCGCTGGCCTACCTGGACCGGCCCGACGAGTGGGCGCACCGCGAACTCGAGGTCGGCGGCGAGTACCAGTGGCGCCGCGAGGGCGAGTACCACCTGTTCAACCCGGACACGGTGTTCAAGCTGCAGCACTCGACGCGCACCGGCCAGTACGAGGTGTTCAAGGAGTACACCAAGCTGGTCGACGACCAGAGCGAGCGGATGGCGTCGCTGCGCGGTCTGCTGAAGTTCAAGGACTCCAAAGACACAGGGCGCCCGTCCATTTCCATCGACGAGGTGGAACCGGCCAGCGAGATCGTCAAACGCTTCTCCACCGGCGCGATGAGCTACGGCTCGATCTCCGCGGAGGCGCACGAGACACTGGCCATCGCGATGAATCGCCTTGGCGGCCGGTCGAACTCGGGTGAGGGCGGCGAGGACGTCCGGCGCTTCGAGCAGGACGAGAACGGCGACTGGCGGCGTAGCGCGATCAAGCAGGTCGCGTCGGCGCGGTTCGGCGTCACCAGCCACTACCTGACCAACTGCACCGACATCCAGATCAAGATGGCCCAGGGCGCGAAACCCGGTGAGGGCGGCCAGCTTCCGGGTAACAAGGTGTATCCGTGGGTGGCCGAGGTGCGGCACTCGACGCCTGGCGTCGGGCTGATCTCGCCGCCGCCGCACCACGACATCTACTCGATCGAGGATCTGGCGCAGCTGATCCACGACCTGAAGAACGCCAACCCGCAGGCCCGGGTGCACGTGAAGCTGGTGAGTGAGAACGGGGTCGGCACCGTCGCCGCGGGCGTATCGAAGGCGCACGCCGATGTGGTGCTGATCTCCGGTCACGACGGCGGCACCGGCGCGACGCCGCTGACGTCGCAGAAGCACGCGGGTGCGCCGTGGGAGCTCGGCCTGGCCGAGACCCAGCAGACGTTGCTGCTCAACGGGTTGCGCGACCGGATCGTGGTGCAGGTCGACGGCCAGCTCAAGACGGGCCGCGACGTGGTGATCGCCGCGCTGCTGGGCGCCGAGGAGTTCGGCTTCGCCACGGCGCCGCTGGTGGTGTCGGGCTGCATCATGATGCGGGTCTGCCACCTCGACACCTGCCCGGTGGGCGTCGCCACCCAGAACCCGGTGTTGCGCCAGCGGTTCGCCGGCAAGCCGGAATTCGTCGAGAACTTCTTCATGTTCATCGCCGAAGAGGTCCGGGAGATGATGGCGCAGTTGGGCTTCCGCACCGTCAACGAGATGGTCGGGCAGGTCGGCGCCCTGGATACCACGCAGGCCGCCGAGCACTGGAAGGCCTACAAGCTGAACCTCACCCCGGTGCTGCACGAGCCTGAGTCGGCGTTCATGAACCAGGACCTGTACTGCAGCTCGCGTCAGGACCACGGTCTGGACAAGGCGCTGGATCAGCAGTTGATCGTGATGAGCCGCGAGGCGTTGGACTCCGGCACCCCGGTCAAGTTCTCCACCACCATCGCGAACACCAACCGCACGGTGGGCACGATGCTGGGCCATGAGTTGACGAAAGCCTATGGCGGGCAGGGGCTTCCCGACGGCACCATCGACATCACGTTCGACGGGTCGGCGGGCAACAGCTTCGGTGCGTTCGTGCCGAAGGGCATCACGCTGCGGGTCTACGGCGACGCGAACGACTATGTCGGCAAGGGGCTGTCCGGCGGGCGCATCGTGGTGCGGCCGTCCGACGATGCGCCTGCGGACTACGTCGCCGAGGAGAACATCATCGCGGGCAACGTGATCCTGTTCGGCGCCACCAGCGGGCAGGTGTTCCTGCGCGGTGTGGTGGGCGAGCGCTTCGCGGTCCGCAACTCCGGCGCGCACGCCGTCGTCGAAGGCGTCGGCGACCACGGCTGCGAGTACATGACCGGCGGCAAGGTCGTCATCCTCGGGCCGACCGGGCGCAACTTCGCGGCGGGCATGTCCGGCGGTGTGGCCTACGTGTACAACCCGGACGGCACGTTCGAGCAGAACCTCAACGCCGAGATGGTGGACCTGGACGAGATGGACGCCGACGATGGAGCATGGCTGCAGGGCATGATCCAGGCACACGTCGATGCGACGGATTCGGCGGTGGGACAACGTGTCCTGTCCGATTGGGAGAATGAACTGAAGAACTTCACCAAGGTGATGCCGCGCGACTTCAAGCGGGTGTTGCAGGCGATGGCCAAGGCCGAACAAACCGGCGAAAACGTCGATGAGGCGATCATGGCGGCGGCCAATGCCTGA
- the aqpZ gene encoding aquaporin Z, which translates to MREPTMLHRLAAEFIGTFWLVFGGCGAAVFAAKFTSDGTSLGIGFLGVSLAFGLTVLTGVYAFGTISGGHFNPAVTLGAALARRVEWRAVPGYWITQVIAGLAAGMMIYVVAKGQEGWTATGHMAANGFGDHSPGGYSMWAVIVAEVLLTGVFLLVILGSTDDRAPKGFAGLSIGLTLTLIHLISIPISNTSVNPARSTGVAFFNGDGAPGQLWVFWLAPLLGAAIAGIAYPFLFGRNEELADRPVRDDALEERATT; encoded by the coding sequence ATGCGCGAACCGACCATGCTGCATCGATTGGCAGCGGAGTTCATCGGCACGTTCTGGCTGGTGTTCGGCGGCTGTGGCGCGGCAGTATTCGCCGCGAAATTCACCTCGGACGGCACCTCACTCGGCATCGGGTTCCTCGGTGTCTCACTGGCTTTCGGTCTGACGGTGCTCACCGGCGTCTACGCGTTCGGCACCATCTCCGGCGGCCACTTCAACCCCGCGGTCACGCTCGGCGCGGCGCTGGCCCGGCGCGTGGAGTGGAGGGCGGTGCCCGGCTACTGGATCACACAGGTGATTGCCGGTCTTGCGGCAGGCATGATGATCTACGTGGTGGCCAAGGGTCAGGAGGGCTGGACCGCAACAGGACACATGGCTGCCAACGGTTTTGGCGACCACTCCCCCGGCGGCTATTCGATGTGGGCGGTGATCGTCGCGGAGGTCCTGCTCACCGGCGTGTTCCTGCTGGTCATCCTTGGCTCGACCGACGATCGCGCACCGAAGGGATTCGCAGGCCTGTCAATCGGATTGACGTTGACGCTGATTCACCTGATCTCGATTCCGATCTCCAACACGTCGGTGAATCCGGCGCGGTCGACCGGCGTCGCGTTCTTCAACGGCGACGGCGCGCCCGGCCAGTTGTGGGTGTTCTGGCTTGCGCCCCTGTTGGGCGCGGCCATCGCGGGCATCGCGTATCCGTTCCTGTTCGGCCGCAACGAGGAACTGGCCGACCGTCCGGTGCGCGACGATGCCCTGGAGGAGCGCGCCACCACGTAG
- a CDS encoding PaaI family thioesterase has translation MSHPLNTPLGRFGIETPEEGPQRCVASIPAGGMVNPLTGTPTVATLAMLVDHIGGLVNHHRRGQGEWTVSSELSLELAPDALTHLESAPEVPVFATGRPCGPTGRTALSLCELTLRDAVIGTATVRSFYIAAPGHLAAWPEGPTGLPPAGSLADRMAVRVAESGGAAKVLVQDRDPVLNNSLGIVHGGVSAMAVELVGSAAVNDGRGVQPLQTASLRVNFLRQFRVSPNGPQSRYEGTALRIGRSTGVAEARAVDDTGKAAVIARVTACLG, from the coding sequence ATGTCACATCCCTTGAACACGCCGTTGGGCCGCTTCGGCATCGAGACGCCCGAGGAGGGCCCGCAGCGTTGCGTCGCGTCCATACCGGCGGGCGGCATGGTCAACCCGCTGACCGGGACGCCCACCGTCGCGACGCTGGCGATGCTCGTCGACCACATCGGCGGCCTGGTCAACCACCACCGCCGGGGCCAGGGCGAGTGGACGGTCAGCAGCGAGTTGTCGCTCGAACTGGCACCGGACGCGCTGACGCACCTCGAGTCGGCGCCGGAGGTGCCGGTGTTCGCGACCGGCCGACCGTGTGGACCCACGGGCCGCACCGCGCTGAGCCTGTGCGAACTGACGCTGCGCGACGCGGTGATCGGCACCGCGACCGTGCGGTCCTTCTACATTGCCGCGCCCGGCCACCTCGCCGCGTGGCCCGAAGGGCCGACGGGTCTGCCGCCTGCCGGGTCGCTGGCCGACCGGATGGCGGTCCGCGTCGCCGAGAGCGGCGGTGCGGCCAAAGTGCTTGTGCAGGACCGCGATCCGGTGCTCAACAACAGCCTGGGCATCGTGCACGGCGGCGTCTCGGCGATGGCGGTGGAGTTGGTGGGGTCGGCGGCGGTCAACGACGGCCGCGGGGTCCAGCCGCTGCAGACCGCGTCGCTTCGGGTGAATTTCCTGCGTCAATTCCGTGTCTCGCCCAATGGCCCCCAATCCCGTTACGAGGGAACCGCTTTGCGGATCGGCCGCAGCACCGGTGTCGCGGAGGCGCGGGCCGTCGACGACACCGGCAAGGCGGCGGTCATCGCGCGCGTCACGGCTTGTCTCGGATAA
- a CDS encoding Dps family protein, translating to MTSFTVPGLDEKSANKVADLLQKQLSTYNDLHLTLKHVHWNVVGPNFIGVHEMIDPQVELVRGYADEVAERIATLGKSPLGTPGAILKDRTWDDYSVERDTVQAHLAALDLVYNGVIEDTRKCIETLEDLDLVSQDMIISHAGELEKFQWFMRAHLENSGGQLANEGARTEKAAASRAKKKAPVK from the coding sequence ATGACTTCATTCACAGTTCCCGGTCTTGACGAGAAAAGCGCCAACAAAGTCGCCGATCTGCTGCAAAAGCAGCTGAGCACCTACAACGACCTGCACCTCACGCTCAAGCATGTGCACTGGAACGTTGTCGGCCCGAACTTCATCGGTGTGCACGAGATGATCGACCCGCAGGTCGAGTTGGTCCGCGGCTACGCCGACGAGGTCGCCGAGCGCATCGCCACGCTCGGCAAGTCGCCGCTCGGCACGCCTGGCGCGATCCTCAAGGACCGCACCTGGGACGACTACTCGGTCGAGCGCGACACCGTGCAGGCCCACCTCGCCGCGCTGGACCTGGTCTACAACGGCGTCATCGAGGACACCCGTAAGTGCATCGAGACGCTCGAGGATCTCGACCTGGTGTCGCAGGACATGATCATCAGCCACGCCGGGGAGCTGGAGAAGTTCCAGTGGTTCATGCGGGCCCATCTGGAGAACTCCGGCGGCCAGTTGGCGAACGAGGGTGCACGCACCGAGAAGGCGGCGGCGAGCCGGGCCAAGAAGAAGGCGCCGGTCAAGTAA
- a CDS encoding ClC family H(+)/Cl(-) exchange transporter, producing MPEPDDSMRGSVHICVTAIIAGVVIGFVGGAFRWCLEKADDLRIDLVDWAHQLPGPGWLVPIAAAAAGATLAALIVRWEPLAAGSGIPHVEAVFLGQAEPPLIRLVPAKFIGGVLSIGSGLVLGREGPTVHIGAAIGAETARRARLPDPEIRMMQTALGGAGLAVAFNAPIGGALFTLEEVTKSFRLKTVLATLFSAATAVACSRLVLGNHADFDVEPLADPALAWLPVFIVFGLLTGLLGAAYNGLVLWFLDRVGAIQRVPPVAKAAVIGAVVGLAMFVYPLSVGGGDDLTERILGGHGLALSVIIGILAVRFLAGPLSYSVPVPGGLFAPLLAVGALWGLLFTALFNAVWPTDATQLAVPMALVGMAAFFGATVRAPVTGMVVVTEMTATTATLVPMMAATAAAVLVANLIGSLPIYDSLRDRMPPNPDQ from the coding sequence ATGCCCGAACCCGACGATTCGATGCGGGGTTCGGTGCACATCTGCGTCACCGCGATCATCGCGGGTGTCGTCATCGGCTTCGTCGGCGGCGCCTTCCGGTGGTGCCTGGAGAAGGCCGACGACCTACGCATCGATCTCGTCGACTGGGCGCACCAGCTGCCGGGTCCGGGTTGGCTGGTGCCGATTGCCGCGGCCGCCGCAGGCGCGACGCTGGCAGCGTTGATCGTGCGGTGGGAACCACTGGCAGCGGGCAGCGGTATCCCCCACGTGGAGGCCGTCTTTTTGGGCCAGGCCGAACCACCGCTCATCCGGTTGGTTCCGGCGAAGTTCATCGGCGGTGTGCTGAGCATCGGGTCGGGTTTGGTGTTGGGCCGCGAGGGACCGACGGTGCACATCGGCGCGGCCATCGGCGCCGAGACAGCGCGGCGAGCACGACTGCCGGATCCCGAGATAAGGATGATGCAGACGGCGTTGGGTGGCGCAGGCCTTGCGGTCGCGTTCAACGCACCGATCGGCGGAGCGCTGTTCACCCTCGAAGAGGTGACCAAGTCGTTCCGGTTGAAAACCGTTCTCGCGACTCTATTCTCGGCTGCCACCGCGGTCGCATGCTCCCGACTGGTGCTCGGCAACCACGCCGACTTCGACGTCGAACCGTTGGCCGATCCCGCTCTCGCATGGCTACCCGTCTTCATCGTGTTCGGGTTGCTGACCGGACTGCTTGGTGCCGCCTATAACGGGCTGGTGTTGTGGTTCCTCGACCGCGTCGGTGCGATACAGCGGGTCCCACCTGTGGCGAAGGCGGCCGTCATCGGTGCCGTCGTCGGCCTCGCGATGTTCGTGTACCCGTTGTCGGTGGGCGGCGGCGACGATCTGACCGAGCGGATCCTCGGTGGCCACGGTCTCGCGCTGTCCGTGATCATCGGGATCCTCGCGGTGCGTTTCCTCGCAGGCCCGCTGTCGTATTCGGTGCCGGTGCCGGGCGGGTTGTTCGCGCCATTGCTGGCGGTCGGCGCGCTGTGGGGGCTGCTGTTCACCGCTCTCTTCAACGCGGTATGGCCCACGGACGCAACGCAGTTGGCGGTCCCGATGGCACTCGTCGGAATGGCTGCGTTCTTCGGAGCCACCGTGCGCGCGCCGGTGACCGGGATGGTCGTCGTCACCGAAATGACCGCCACCACTGCGACGCTGGTGCCGATGATGGCCGCGACCGCGGCGGCGGTGCTCGTCGCGAACCTCATCGGCTCACTGCCGATCTACGACAGCCTGCGGGATCGGATGCCGCCCAACCCCGATCAGTAG
- a CDS encoding heavy metal translocating P-type ATPase — MTEVTHSQHQAHADHAEHAGHGHGGHADHVAQFRRLFWTMLALAVPTVALSGMFAMILGYQLPEFAGSRWVSPLLGTVMYLWGGRPFLTGAVGEIRSRTPGMMLLIGLAITVAFVASWGASLGVLPHNLDFWWELALLIVIMLLGHWIEMRSLAQTTSALDSLAALLPDEAERVTADGTETVAPSDLGVDDMVIVRPGGSVPADGVIVDGAAEMDESMVTGESRTVRRGVGDTVVAGTVATDSGLRVKVTAVGDDTALAGIQRLVTEAQNSSSRAQRLADRAAAWLFWFALGAAILTAAVWGVIGAPQEAVIRAITVLVIACPHALGLAIPLVVSIATERAARGGVLIKDRLALESMRTVGAVLFDKTGTLTKGEPTVTGVVATGNRTEDDVLALAAAAESDSEHPLAKAIVAAARRRDLTVPASAEFSSSPAVGVTARVDGMSVRVGGPRLLEETGRTELAGVTEWREQGAIILHVLVDGDVAGALALADEVREESRQAVDALHRLGVHVVMITGDAQPVAEAVAGQLGIDRVFAGVRPEDKSAKVAQLQDEGLKVAMVGDGVNDAPALAQADVGIAIGAGTDVAIASAGVILASSDPRSVLSVIALSKASYRKMKQNLWWAAGYNLISVPLAAGVLAPIGFVMPMSVGAILMSISTVVVAANAQLLRRLDLRPEVSVTNVS; from the coding sequence ATGACTGAGGTCACGCACTCGCAGCACCAGGCGCACGCCGATCACGCCGAGCACGCTGGGCACGGCCACGGCGGCCACGCGGACCACGTCGCGCAGTTCCGCAGGTTGTTCTGGACCATGCTGGCGCTGGCCGTGCCCACGGTCGCCCTGTCCGGCATGTTCGCGATGATCCTCGGCTATCAGCTGCCTGAGTTCGCCGGCTCGCGGTGGGTGTCGCCGCTTCTAGGCACCGTGATGTATCTGTGGGGCGGCAGACCGTTCCTCACCGGTGCAGTCGGCGAAATCCGTTCCCGCACACCGGGAATGATGCTGCTGATCGGGTTGGCCATCACGGTCGCGTTCGTCGCCTCATGGGGTGCCAGCCTCGGCGTGCTGCCGCACAATCTCGACTTCTGGTGGGAGTTGGCGCTGCTGATCGTGATCATGCTGCTCGGCCACTGGATCGAGATGCGGTCGCTGGCGCAGACGACCTCGGCGCTGGACTCGTTGGCGGCGCTACTGCCCGACGAGGCCGAGCGCGTGACGGCCGACGGTACCGAGACGGTGGCACCGTCGGACCTCGGCGTCGACGACATGGTGATCGTGCGGCCAGGCGGCAGCGTGCCCGCCGACGGTGTCATCGTCGACGGCGCCGCCGAGATGGACGAGTCGATGGTGACCGGCGAATCGCGGACCGTGCGCCGTGGCGTCGGCGACACCGTGGTGGCAGGCACCGTCGCCACCGACTCCGGGCTGCGGGTCAAGGTCACCGCGGTCGGCGACGACACCGCGCTGGCAGGCATCCAACGGTTGGTGACGGAGGCGCAGAACTCTTCCTCGCGGGCGCAGCGGCTGGCCGACAGGGCGGCGGCCTGGCTGTTTTGGTTCGCATTGGGCGCCGCGATCCTGACCGCGGCGGTATGGGGTGTGATCGGAGCGCCCCAGGAGGCCGTCATCCGCGCCATCACCGTCCTGGTGATCGCCTGCCCGCACGCCCTCGGCCTGGCCATCCCGCTGGTGGTGTCGATCGCCACCGAACGCGCCGCCCGCGGCGGCGTGCTGATCAAGGATCGGTTGGCCCTGGAGAGCATGCGCACCGTCGGTGCGGTGCTGTTCGACAAGACCGGCACGCTGACCAAGGGCGAGCCGACGGTGACGGGCGTCGTGGCGACCGGGAACCGGACGGAGGACGACGTGCTGGCGCTCGCCGCGGCAGCGGAGTCGGACTCCGAACATCCGCTCGCCAAGGCCATCGTGGCCGCGGCGCGTCGCCGCGACCTGACCGTGCCGGCGTCGGCGGAGTTCAGCTCGTCACCCGCAGTCGGTGTGACCGCGCGCGTCGACGGCATGTCGGTGCGGGTCGGCGGGCCCCGGCTGCTGGAGGAGACGGGCCGCACGGAGCTGGCCGGCGTCACCGAATGGCGCGAGCAGGGCGCGATCATCCTGCACGTCCTCGTCGACGGCGACGTCGCGGGCGCGCTGGCGCTGGCCGACGAGGTGCGGGAGGAATCCCGGCAAGCCGTCGACGCGCTGCACCGGCTTGGCGTCCACGTGGTGATGATCACAGGCGACGCGCAGCCGGTCGCGGAGGCCGTCGCAGGCCAACTCGGCATCGACCGGGTCTTCGCAGGTGTGCGGCCTGAGGACAAGTCCGCCAAGGTGGCGCAGCTGCAGGACGAGGGCCTAAAAGTGGCGATGGTCGGCGACGGGGTCAACGACGCGCCGGCGCTGGCCCAGGCAGACGTCGGGATCGCGATCGGCGCGGGCACCGATGTCGCGATCGCGTCGGCCGGTGTGATCCTGGCCAGTTCGGATCCCCGCTCGGTGCTGTCGGTGATTGCGCTATCGAAGGCGTCCTATCGGAAAATGAAGCAAAACCTTTGGTGGGCAGCGGGATACAACTTGATTTCGGTGCCGCTGGCGGCGGGCGTATTGGCCCCGATCGGCTTCGTCATGCCGATGTCGGTGGGTGCGATCTTGATGTCGATCTCGACCGTCGTGGTGGCCGCCAATGCCCAATTGCTCCGACGGTTGGACCTGCGGCCAGAGGTCAGTGTGACGAACGTTTCCTAA